ATTGAGCGAGTTCCGCGCCAGAAGAGGAGCGTAAACCATGCAGGCGGATTTGCGGGGCAAGATTGCCGTGGTGACGGGCGCCGCGCAGGGCATAGGCCGCGCAATCGCGGAGGCGTTTGTGCAGAGCGGCGCGGTTGTCGTCATTGCCGACATCCAGGACGAGAAAGGGCGCGCCACTGCCGCGGAACTCGGCCCTGACACGGCGTTCCACTCGTGCGACATTTCGGATCCCGCTCAGGTGCGCGCCTTGTTCGATGCCGTCATCGCAACGCACGGGCGTCTCGATATCGCCGTCAACAACGCGGGAATCAACACCAGCCGTCCTGAAGACCGGGTCACGGTCGACCAGTACCCGGAAGACATCTGGCGGCGCATCGTCAACGTTGACTTAAACGGGACGTTCTATTGCTGCAAAGCGGAAGCAGCCCAGA
The window above is part of the Candidatus Hydrogenedentota bacterium genome. Proteins encoded here:
- a CDS encoding SDR family oxidoreductase, with the translated sequence MQADLRGKIAVVTGAAQGIGRAIAEAFVQSGAVVVIADIQDEKGRATAAELGPDTAFHSCDISDPAQVRALFDAVIATHGRLDIAVNNAGINTSRPEDRVTVDQYPEDIWRRIVNVDLNGTFYCCKAEAAQMAKQRSGAIVNIASIAGVVPLRLQIGFVAAKAGVIRMTEAMACELGPMGIRVNCVSPGSTLVQGTRQLFYNNKETAERLLSFIPQRRPAETNEIAAAVLFLASDTASYVNGHNL